In Streptomyces thermolilacinus SPC6, a single genomic region encodes these proteins:
- a CDS encoding cation diffusion facilitator family transporter, translated as MGAGHNHGHTHGGPPPSGTAGAAHRWRLRVALTITLSVMVVEIVGGVLADSLALIADATHMATDAVGLAMALFAIRMANRPATANRTYGYARAEILAALANCLLLLGAGGYVLFEAVQRFVTPAETKGGLAIVFALVGLVANMVSLSLLVRGQKESLNVRGAYLEVLADALGSVTVLVAAGVILATGWQAADPIASLVIAVMIVPRTVKLLRETLDVLLESAPKGVDMTEVRRHLLDLPGVEDVHDLHAWTITSGMPVLSAHVVVEPSVLDGAGHEKMLHALQECLVGHFDVEHCTFQLEPSGHAAHEPGLCH; from the coding sequence ATGGGGGCTGGGCACAACCACGGGCACACGCACGGAGGGCCGCCGCCGTCCGGTACGGCGGGCGCCGCGCACCGCTGGCGGCTGCGGGTGGCGCTGACGATCACGCTGTCCGTGATGGTCGTGGAGATCGTCGGCGGTGTCCTCGCCGACTCGCTCGCCCTGATCGCCGACGCGACCCACATGGCGACCGACGCGGTGGGCCTCGCGATGGCGCTGTTCGCGATCCGCATGGCGAACCGTCCGGCGACCGCGAACCGGACGTACGGCTACGCCCGCGCGGAGATCCTGGCGGCGCTGGCGAACTGCCTGCTGCTGCTGGGGGCCGGCGGGTACGTGCTGTTCGAGGCGGTGCAGCGGTTCGTCACACCGGCGGAGACGAAGGGCGGTCTCGCGATCGTCTTCGCCCTGGTCGGCCTGGTCGCGAACATGGTGTCGCTCTCCCTGCTCGTGCGCGGGCAGAAGGAGAGCCTCAATGTGCGCGGCGCCTATCTGGAGGTGCTGGCGGACGCCCTGGGCTCGGTGACGGTGCTGGTGGCGGCCGGGGTGATCCTGGCCACGGGCTGGCAGGCGGCGGACCCGATCGCGTCGCTGGTGATCGCCGTGATGATCGTGCCGCGCACGGTGAAGCTGCTGAGGGAGACGCTGGACGTACTGCTGGAGTCGGCGCCGAAGGGCGTGGACATGACGGAGGTGCGCAGGCATCTGCTGGACCTGCCCGGGGTGGAGGACGTCCACGACCTGCACGCGTGGACGATCACGTCCGGGATGCCGGTGCTGTCGGCGCATGTGGTCGTGGAGCCGAGCGTGCTCGACGGGGCGGGCCACGAGAAGATGCTGCACGCGCTCCAGGAGTGCCTGGTGGGCCATTTCGACGTGGAGCACTGCACGTTCCAGCTGGAGCCGAGCGGGCACGCGGCGCACGAGCCGGGCCTGTGCCACTGA
- a CDS encoding phosphocholine cytidylyltransferase family protein: MIGLVLAAGAGRRLRPYTDTLPKALVPVDGDKTVLDLTLANFAEVGLTEAAIVVGYRKEAVYERKAALEAAYGLKLTLVENDKAEEWNNAYSLWCARDVLREGVILANGDTVHPVSVEHTLLAARGGDKRIILALDTVKSLADEEMKVITEDGLGVRRITKLMDPATATGEYIGVTLIEPEAADDLADALKATFERDPDLYYEDGYQELVHRGFRIDVAPIGEVRWVEIDNHDDLAKGREIACLY, encoded by the coding sequence ATGATCGGCCTCGTACTGGCAGCCGGTGCCGGACGGCGTCTGCGCCCCTACACCGACACCCTTCCGAAGGCTCTCGTGCCGGTGGACGGCGACAAGACCGTCCTCGACCTCACCCTCGCCAACTTCGCGGAGGTCGGCCTCACCGAGGCCGCGATCGTCGTCGGCTACCGCAAGGAGGCCGTGTACGAGCGCAAGGCCGCCCTGGAGGCCGCGTACGGGCTGAAGCTCACCCTCGTCGAGAACGACAAGGCCGAGGAGTGGAACAACGCCTACTCCCTGTGGTGCGCCCGTGACGTGCTGCGCGAGGGCGTCATCCTCGCCAACGGCGACACGGTCCACCCCGTCTCCGTCGAGCACACCCTCCTGGCGGCGCGCGGCGGCGACAAGCGGATCATCCTCGCCCTCGACACGGTGAAGTCCCTCGCCGACGAGGAGATGAAGGTCATCACCGAGGACGGCCTCGGTGTCCGCCGCATCACCAAGCTCATGGACCCGGCCACCGCCACCGGCGAGTACATCGGCGTCACCCTCATCGAGCCCGAGGCCGCCGACGACCTCGCCGACGCGCTGAAGGCCACCTTCGAGCGCGACCCCGACCTGTACTACGAGGACGGCTACCAGGAGCTCGTCCACCGCGGCTTCCGGATCGACGTGGCTCCCATCGGAGAGGTCCGCTGGGTGGAGATCGACAACCACGACGACCTCGCGAAGGGCCGTGAGATCGCGTGCCTGTACTGA
- a CDS encoding iron-containing alcohol dehydrogenase family protein: MPVLTRLIPSPVVVDISDGAMDKLAALLADQRISASGKLAMAISNGSGRALREKLEPLLPDAHWYTVDDGTIDSAVRLADAIRGKRYDAVVGVGGGKIIDVTKYAAARVGLPMVAVATNLSHDGICSPVSTLDNDNGRGSYGVPSPIAMVVDLDVIREAPQRFVRSGIGDALSNISAIADWELSHRVTGEPVDGLAAAMARTAGESVLRHPGGVGDDEFLVVLAEALLLTGIAMSISGDTRPASGACHEISHAFDLLHPRRAALHGEQVGLGAAFAMHLRGAHDQAGLFADVLRRHGLPVLPQDIGFTADEFVAAVAYAPQTRPGRFTILEHLDLSTDQIRDAYADYAKTIGS, encoded by the coding sequence GTGCCTGTACTGACCCGGCTCATCCCCTCGCCGGTCGTCGTCGACATCAGCGACGGCGCGATGGACAAGCTGGCCGCTCTCCTCGCCGACCAGCGGATCTCCGCGTCCGGCAAGCTCGCCATGGCCATCAGCAACGGCTCAGGCCGCGCCCTGCGCGAGAAGCTGGAACCGCTGCTGCCCGACGCCCACTGGTACACGGTCGACGACGGCACCATCGACTCCGCCGTCCGCCTCGCCGACGCCATCCGCGGCAAGCGGTACGACGCCGTCGTCGGCGTCGGCGGCGGCAAGATCATCGACGTGACCAAGTACGCCGCCGCGCGCGTCGGCCTGCCCATGGTCGCCGTCGCGACGAACCTCTCCCACGACGGCATCTGCTCGCCGGTGTCCACGCTCGACAACGACAACGGCCGCGGCTCGTACGGCGTGCCCTCGCCGATCGCGATGGTCGTCGACCTGGACGTGATCCGCGAGGCCCCGCAGCGGTTCGTCCGCTCCGGCATCGGCGACGCCCTGTCCAACATCTCGGCCATCGCCGACTGGGAGCTGTCCCACCGGGTCACCGGCGAGCCCGTCGACGGGCTCGCCGCCGCCATGGCCCGCACCGCCGGTGAGTCCGTGCTCCGCCACCCCGGCGGCGTCGGTGACGACGAGTTCCTCGTGGTCCTCGCGGAGGCCCTGCTCCTCACCGGCATCGCCATGTCGATCAGCGGCGACACCCGCCCCGCGTCCGGCGCCTGCCACGAGATCAGCCACGCCTTCGACCTGCTGCACCCCCGGCGCGCCGCGCTCCACGGCGAGCAGGTCGGCCTCGGCGCCGCCTTCGCGATGCACCTGCGCGGCGCCCACGACCAGGCGGGCCTCTTCGCGGACGTGCTCCGCCGCCACGGCCTGCCGGTGCTGCCCCAGGACATCGGCTTCACCGCCGACGAGTTCGTCGCGGCCGTCGCCTACGCGCCGCAGACCCGCCCGGGACGGTTCACGATCCTGGAACACCTCGACCTGTCCACCGACCAGATCAGGGACGCGTACGCCGACTATGCAAAAACCATCGGTAGCTGA
- a CDS encoding SCO6745 family protein: MTTTLPPRAVRRCHHPVNLFHSTVYFSPEFGEELAGVGVTDPHAAYFAGRAAAMGAVGAGAVAGTFYNFDHALIARHLPAVWETASPADVLAARLRAVDRTVRRLLGDAVDSAELAEAAELALRATEACARHARPLYAAHADLPVPDAPHLAYWHAATLLREHRGDAHLAALLSAGLDPLEAVVSHTATGTGVSPRWVLASRGWEQADWDAAVERLRDRGLMDEGGALTEAGAALREEVEDHTDRMDTAPYARLGAAGVERLTELAKRFLATAAAAGAFPRDLTGRG, from the coding sequence ATGACGACGACTCTCCCGCCGCGCGCCGTGCGCCGCTGCCACCACCCGGTGAACCTCTTCCACTCGACGGTCTACTTCTCCCCCGAGTTCGGCGAGGAGCTGGCCGGTGTCGGCGTCACCGATCCGCACGCCGCCTACTTCGCGGGGCGCGCCGCCGCGATGGGCGCGGTCGGCGCGGGAGCGGTGGCCGGGACGTTCTACAACTTCGACCACGCCCTCATAGCCCGGCACCTGCCCGCCGTCTGGGAGACCGCTTCCCCGGCGGACGTGCTCGCGGCGCGGCTGCGCGCGGTCGACCGGACCGTACGGCGGCTGCTCGGCGACGCGGTGGACTCGGCCGAGCTGGCGGAGGCGGCCGAGCTGGCCCTGCGCGCCACCGAGGCGTGCGCCCGGCACGCCCGGCCCCTGTACGCGGCGCACGCCGACCTGCCGGTGCCGGACGCCCCGCACCTCGCGTACTGGCACGCGGCGACGCTGCTGCGCGAGCACCGGGGGGACGCGCACCTGGCCGCCCTGCTCAGCGCCGGGCTGGACCCGCTGGAGGCCGTCGTCAGCCACACCGCGACAGGCACGGGCGTCTCGCCGCGCTGGGTGCTCGCCTCGCGCGGCTGGGAGCAGGCCGACTGGGACGCCGCCGTGGAGCGGCTGCGCGACCGCGGCCTGATGGACGAGGGGGGAGCGCTCACGGAGGCGGGCGCGGCCCTGCGCGAGGAGGTCGAGGACCACACGGACCGGATGGACACGGCGCCCTACGCCCGTCTCGGCGCGGCCGGAGTCGAACGGCTCACCGAGCTGGCCAAGCGCTTCCTCGCGACGGCCGCCGCCGCGGGCGCCTTCCCCCGCGACCTCACCGGGCGGGGCTGA
- a CDS encoding CDP-alcohol phosphatidyltransferase family protein, protein MQKPSVAELRPVVHPPGVKDRRSGEHWGGRLYMREVSLRVTRHLVTTKVTPNQLTYVMTVAGALAAPALLIPGIPGALLGVLMVQLYLLLDCVDGEVARWKKQFSLGGVYLDRVGAYLCDAAVLVGFGLRAADLWGSGRIDWLWAFLGTLAALGAVLIKAETDLVAVARHQGGLPPVKEAASEPRSSGLALARRAAAAIKFHRLPLGIEASLLILVLAVADTVRGDLFFSRLGVAVLAGIALLQTLLHLVSILASSRLR, encoded by the coding sequence ATGCAAAAACCATCGGTAGCTGAGCTCCGCCCCGTCGTCCACCCGCCGGGTGTGAAGGACCGGCGCAGCGGCGAGCACTGGGGCGGCCGCCTCTACATGCGCGAGGTCTCGCTGCGCGTGACCCGTCACCTGGTCACGACGAAGGTCACGCCGAACCAGCTCACGTACGTGATGACGGTCGCCGGCGCGCTGGCCGCCCCGGCGCTCCTCATCCCCGGCATCCCCGGGGCGCTGCTCGGCGTGCTCATGGTGCAGTTGTACCTGCTGCTCGACTGCGTCGACGGCGAGGTCGCCCGCTGGAAGAAGCAGTTCTCCCTGGGCGGTGTCTACCTCGACCGTGTCGGCGCCTACCTGTGCGACGCGGCCGTGCTGGTCGGCTTCGGCCTGCGCGCCGCCGACCTGTGGGGGAGCGGGCGCATCGACTGGCTGTGGGCGTTCCTCGGCACGCTCGCCGCGCTCGGAGCCGTACTGATCAAGGCGGAGACCGACCTGGTCGCCGTCGCCCGGCACCAGGGCGGGCTGCCGCCGGTGAAGGAGGCGGCGTCCGAGCCGCGCTCGTCCGGTCTGGCGCTGGCCCGCCGCGCCGCCGCCGCGATCAAGTTCCACCGGCTCCCCCTCGGCATCGAGGCCAGCTTGCTGATCCTGGTCCTCGCCGTCGCCGACACGGTCCGCGGCGACCTGTTCTTCAGCCGCCTCGGTGTCGCCGTCCTCGCCGGGATCGCGCTGCTCCAGACGCTGCTGCACCTCGTGTCGATCCTCGCGTCCAGCAGGCTGAGGTGA
- a CDS encoding ATP-binding protein translates to MESRGSVPARPLSYEGVWRFTAPAVDASVPQARHAVRDLLRRQGVPAADDVVEGLLLIVSELVTNAVRHAALLSPQVAVEVAVGAEWVRVAVEDNHPYRPKALEADSGRTGGRGLLLVREITREAGGACDVEHTASGGKIIWAALPL, encoded by the coding sequence ATGGAGAGCCGCGGAAGCGTCCCGGCCCGGCCGCTGTCGTACGAAGGGGTCTGGCGCTTCACCGCACCCGCGGTGGACGCCTCCGTACCGCAGGCCCGGCACGCCGTCCGGGACCTGCTGAGACGTCAGGGCGTCCCGGCCGCCGATGACGTCGTCGAGGGCCTGCTGCTGATCGTCTCCGAGCTGGTGACCAACGCCGTGCGGCACGCGGCGCTGCTCTCCCCGCAGGTCGCGGTGGAGGTCGCGGTCGGCGCCGAGTGGGTGCGGGTCGCCGTCGAGGACAACCACCCGTACCGGCCGAAGGCGCTGGAGGCCGACTCCGGCAGGACCGGCGGCCGCGGGCTGCTCCTGGTCCGCGAGATCACCCGCGAGGCCGGAGGCGCCTGCGACGTGGAGCACACCGCGAGCGGCGGCAAGATCATCTGGGCCGCCCTGCCCCTGTGA
- a CDS encoding glycosyltransferase family 2 protein encodes MKLGAVIITMGDRPDDLNALIESVARQAGEPVEVVVVGNGAPVRGVPGWVRSVDLPENLGIPGGRNVGIEAFGPNGSDVDVLLFLDDDGLLPNKDTAQLIREAFTADPRLGIVSFRIADPDTGVTQRRHVPRLRASDPMRSSRVTTFLGGASAVRTKVIEQVGPLPGEFFYAHEETDLAWRALDAGWMIDYRSDMVLHHPTTAPSRHAVYHRMVARNRVWLARRNLPAPLVPVYVGVWLLLTLLRRPSGPALKAWFGGFKEGWTTPCGPRRPMRWRTVWRLTRLGRPPVI; translated from the coding sequence ATGAAACTCGGTGCCGTCATCATCACCATGGGCGACCGCCCCGACGACCTGAACGCCCTGATCGAGTCCGTCGCCCGCCAGGCCGGCGAGCCGGTCGAGGTCGTCGTCGTCGGCAACGGCGCCCCCGTCCGGGGCGTCCCCGGCTGGGTCCGCAGCGTCGACCTGCCCGAGAACCTGGGCATCCCCGGCGGCCGCAACGTCGGCATCGAGGCGTTCGGGCCGAACGGCTCCGACGTGGACGTGCTGCTGTTCCTCGACGACGACGGGCTGCTGCCCAACAAGGACACCGCCCAGCTCATCCGCGAGGCGTTCACCGCCGACCCGCGGCTCGGCATCGTCAGCTTCCGCATCGCCGACCCGGACACCGGAGTCACCCAGCGGCGGCACGTGCCCCGGCTGCGGGCCTCCGACCCGATGCGGTCCTCCCGCGTGACGACGTTCCTCGGCGGCGCCAGCGCCGTACGGACCAAGGTCATCGAGCAGGTCGGGCCGCTGCCCGGCGAGTTCTTCTACGCGCACGAGGAGACCGACCTCGCCTGGCGCGCCCTGGACGCGGGCTGGATGATCGACTACCGGTCGGACATGGTGCTCCACCACCCCACGACCGCCCCGTCCCGGCACGCCGTCTACCACCGGATGGTGGCGCGGAACCGGGTCTGGCTGGCCCGCCGCAACCTGCCCGCGCCGCTGGTCCCGGTGTACGTCGGGGTATGGCTGCTGCTCACCCTGCTGAGGCGCCCGTCGGGGCCCGCGCTGAAGGCGTGGTTCGGGGGCTTCAAGGAGGGCTGGACGACGCCCTGCGGGCCCCGGCGCCCCATGCGGTGGCGTACGGTGTGGCGCCTCACGCGACTGGGCCGGCCGCCCGTCATCTGA
- a CDS encoding GNAT family N-acetyltransferase yields the protein MSHDDFSRTTASPFSSSARPRWRTRPETDTDRAAVHAVNAAAFETPAEADLVDALRADPDAWLPGLSYVAEAPDGSVAAYALITRCRVGDAPAAALAPVAVAPEHQRRGAGQAVVRAVLEAARLAGEPLVLVLGHPEYYPRFGFVPASRYGIRPSFDVPDEVMMALRLDDRAAVPAGTITYPAAFGV from the coding sequence TTGTCCCACGACGACTTCTCCCGTACCACCGCCTCTCCTTTCTCCTCCTCCGCCCGGCCACGCTGGCGGACCCGTCCCGAGACGGACACCGACCGCGCCGCCGTCCACGCCGTGAACGCGGCCGCCTTCGAGACGCCCGCCGAGGCGGACCTCGTGGACGCGCTGCGCGCCGACCCCGACGCCTGGCTGCCGGGTCTCTCGTACGTCGCCGAGGCGCCGGACGGGTCGGTCGCGGCGTACGCGCTGATCACCCGCTGCCGGGTCGGGGACGCCCCCGCGGCGGCGCTCGCCCCGGTCGCCGTCGCCCCGGAGCACCAGCGCCGCGGCGCCGGCCAGGCGGTCGTCCGGGCGGTGCTGGAGGCGGCGCGGCTGGCGGGCGAACCGCTGGTGCTGGTGCTCGGCCACCCGGAGTACTACCCGCGCTTCGGTTTCGTACCGGCGTCGCGGTACGGGATCCGGCCGTCCTTCGACGTGCCGGACGAGGTGATGATGGCGCTCCGGCTCGACGACCGGGCCGCGGTGCCCGCGGGCACGATCACCTATCCGGCCGCGTTCGGCGTCTGA
- a CDS encoding DUF5941 domain-containing protein has translation MSTAILTGPPVPGSPLEGDLRSLGFEVRTAADPRETAALLAAVPAGERVAVVDPRFVGHQHALRLALTDPRFPAGAAPGALTAQPEARPALNSALAALSEGPGEGDPLPDALAAALEADGVAVHRPELGSLVAAVPASPQARKETRDAVAAVDDEAVRLRSAVKSRDGFFTTFFVSPYSRYLARWCARRGLTPNQVTTASLLTALVAAGCAATGTRGGFVAAGLLLLFSFVLDCTDGQLARYSLQYSTLGAWLDATFDRAKEYAYYAGLALGAARGGDDVWALALGAMVLQTCRHVVDFSFNEANHDATGNTSPTAALSDRLDSVGWTVWLRRMIVLPIGERWAMIAVLTAVTTPRVVFYALLVGCAFAACYTTAGRVLRSLTRKARRTDRAARALADLADSGALAEAAAKALRPVARPLGGRTPYAVVGAAALLAAACAAPLDGPLVVLAAVLYAVASGAAVARPLKGALDWLVPPVLRAAEYVTVLVLAARADAPGALPAAFGLVAAVAYHHYDTVYRIRGGTGAPPAWLVRTLGGQEGRTLLVAVLAALLATGGGDGFTLALTALAGAVALVGLAESIHFWVSSGAPAVHDEGEPA, from the coding sequence CTGTCGACCGCCATCCTCACCGGTCCTCCGGTACCCGGATCGCCGCTCGAGGGCGATCTGCGGTCGCTGGGCTTCGAGGTCCGCACCGCCGCGGACCCGCGCGAGACCGCCGCGCTGCTCGCCGCCGTACCGGCCGGTGAACGCGTCGCCGTCGTGGACCCCCGCTTCGTCGGCCACCAGCACGCGCTGCGGCTCGCCCTGACCGACCCCCGCTTCCCGGCGGGCGCGGCCCCGGGTGCCCTCACGGCCCAGCCCGAGGCCCGCCCCGCCCTGAACAGCGCCCTGGCGGCCCTGTCCGAAGGGCCGGGGGAGGGCGACCCGCTCCCCGACGCGCTCGCCGCCGCCCTGGAGGCCGACGGCGTCGCCGTGCACCGCCCCGAGCTCGGCTCGCTCGTCGCCGCCGTGCCGGCCAGCCCGCAGGCCCGCAAGGAGACCCGCGACGCCGTCGCCGCCGTCGACGACGAGGCCGTACGCCTCCGCTCCGCCGTGAAGTCCCGCGACGGGTTCTTCACCACCTTCTTCGTCAGCCCGTACTCGCGCTACCTCGCCCGCTGGTGCGCCCGCCGGGGCCTCACGCCCAACCAGGTCACCACCGCCTCGCTGCTCACCGCCCTCGTCGCGGCCGGCTGCGCGGCGACCGGCACCCGCGGCGGCTTCGTCGCGGCCGGGCTGCTGCTCCTGTTCTCCTTCGTCCTGGACTGCACCGACGGGCAGCTCGCCCGCTACTCCCTGCAGTACTCGACACTCGGCGCGTGGCTCGACGCCACCTTCGACCGGGCCAAGGAGTACGCCTACTACGCGGGACTCGCCCTCGGTGCGGCACGCGGCGGCGACGACGTGTGGGCGCTCGCCCTCGGCGCGATGGTCCTCCAGACCTGCCGGCACGTCGTGGACTTCTCCTTCAACGAGGCCAACCACGACGCCACCGGCAACACCAGCCCCACCGCCGCCCTCTCCGACCGGCTCGACAGCGTCGGCTGGACGGTCTGGCTGCGCCGCATGATCGTCCTGCCCATCGGCGAGCGCTGGGCGATGATCGCGGTCCTCACCGCCGTCACCACCCCCCGCGTCGTCTTCTACGCGCTGCTCGTCGGCTGCGCCTTCGCCGCCTGCTACACCACCGCCGGACGCGTCCTGCGCTCCCTCACCCGCAAGGCGCGCCGCACCGACCGCGCCGCCCGCGCCCTCGCGGACCTCGCCGACAGCGGAGCCCTCGCGGAGGCCGCCGCCAAGGCGCTGCGCCCCGTGGCCCGCCCGCTCGGCGGCCGCACCCCGTACGCCGTCGTCGGCGCCGCCGCGCTGCTGGCCGCCGCCTGCGCCGCCCCGCTCGACGGCCCCCTCGTCGTCCTCGCCGCCGTCCTGTACGCCGTGGCCTCCGGCGCCGCCGTCGCCCGCCCCCTCAAGGGCGCCCTCGACTGGCTCGTACCGCCCGTCCTGCGCGCCGCCGAGTACGTCACCGTCCTCGTCCTGGCCGCCCGAGCGGACGCCCCCGGGGCCCTTCCGGCGGCGTTCGGGCTGGTCGCGGCCGTCGCCTACCATCACTACGACACGGTGTACCGCATCCGCGGCGGCACCGGCGCGCCGCCCGCCTGGCTGGTGCGGACGCTCGGCGGCCAGGAGGGGCGCACGCTGCTGGTGGCCGTCCTCGCCGCACTCCTCGCGACGGGAGGCGGCGACGGCTTCACCCTGGCGCTCACCGCCCTGGCCGGCGCCGTGGCGCTGGTGGGGCTCGCGGAGTCCATCCACTTCTGGGTGTCCTCCGGAGCACCCGCCGTACACGACGAAGGAGAACCCGCATGA
- the idi gene encoding isopentenyl-diphosphate Delta-isomerase, with protein MPTTPATAATSAPSGAAPSIMLELVDENGTTIGTAEKLSAHQAPGRLHRAFSVFLFDEEGRLLLQRRALGKYHSPGVWSNTCCGHPYPGEAPFTAAARRVSEELGVSPSLMAEAGTVRYNHPDPVSGLVEQEYNHLFVGMVQAPLRPDPQEVEETAFVTARELAERHASVPFSAWFMTVLDAARPAIRELTGATGGW; from the coding sequence ATGCCGACCACACCCGCCACCGCGGCGACCAGCGCGCCGAGCGGAGCCGCACCGTCGATCATGCTGGAGCTGGTCGATGAGAACGGCACCACCATCGGCACCGCCGAGAAGCTGTCGGCGCATCAGGCGCCCGGTCGGCTGCACCGGGCCTTCTCGGTGTTCCTCTTCGACGAGGAGGGGCGGCTGCTGCTCCAGCGCCGGGCGCTCGGCAAGTACCACTCCCCCGGCGTCTGGTCGAACACCTGCTGCGGGCACCCGTACCCGGGTGAGGCGCCGTTCACCGCGGCGGCGCGGCGGGTGTCGGAGGAGCTGGGCGTTTCGCCGTCGCTGATGGCCGAGGCGGGCACGGTCCGCTACAACCACCCGGACCCGGTGTCGGGCCTGGTGGAGCAGGAGTACAACCACCTGTTCGTCGGAATGGTGCAGGCTCCGCTGCGGCCGGACCCCCAGGAGGTCGAGGAGACCGCCTTCGTGACGGCGCGGGAGCTGGCGGAGCGGCACGCGTCGGTGCCGTTCTCGGCGTGGTTCATGACCGTCCTGGACGCGGCGCGTCCCGCCATCAGGGAGCTGACGGGGGCGACGGGCGGCTGGTGA
- a CDS encoding enoyl-CoA hydratase/isomerase family protein produces MEPQLLHRVTDGVATVVISNPAKRNAMTAAMWRALPELLEELAADRDVRALVLTGDGDTFCAGADISTLREPDDRQPSLALRAEEALAAFPRPTLAAVRGYCVGGGCQLAAACDLRFAEEGARFGVTPAKLGIVYPAASTRRLVSLVGPATAKYLLFSAELIDDRRALRTGLVDELLPAGELDGRVAEFVTVLLSRSPLTQAAAKEFAAGATDRDAHWAEEARKSGDQAEGVAAFLERRAPVFTYRG; encoded by the coding sequence ATGGAGCCGCAGCTGCTGCACCGCGTCACGGACGGGGTCGCGACCGTCGTCATCAGCAATCCGGCCAAGCGCAACGCCATGACGGCCGCCATGTGGCGGGCCCTGCCCGAGCTGCTGGAGGAGCTGGCCGCCGACCGGGACGTACGGGCGCTGGTCCTGACCGGCGACGGCGACACGTTCTGCGCCGGGGCCGACATCTCCACGCTGCGGGAGCCGGACGACCGGCAGCCGTCGCTGGCGCTGCGGGCGGAGGAGGCCCTGGCCGCCTTCCCCCGGCCGACGCTCGCCGCGGTGCGCGGCTACTGCGTGGGCGGCGGGTGCCAGCTCGCCGCCGCCTGCGACCTGCGGTTCGCGGAGGAGGGCGCGCGGTTCGGGGTGACACCCGCGAAGCTCGGCATCGTCTACCCTGCCGCGTCCACCCGGCGGCTGGTCTCGCTCGTGGGTCCCGCGACCGCGAAGTACCTGCTGTTCTCCGCCGAGCTGATCGACGACCGGCGGGCGCTGCGCACGGGCCTGGTGGACGAGCTGCTGCCCGCCGGGGAGCTGGACGGCAGGGTGGCGGAGTTCGTGACGGTCCTGCTGTCGCGGTCGCCGCTGACGCAGGCCGCCGCCAAGGAGTTCGCCGCCGGGGCGACCGACCGAGACGCGCACTGGGCGGAGGAGGCGCGCAAGAGCGGCGACCAGGCGGAGGGCGTGGCCGCGTTCCTGGAGCGGCGGGCGCCCGTGTTCACCTACCGGGGCTGA